The Phoenix dactylifera cultivar Barhee BC4 chromosome 9, palm_55x_up_171113_PBpolish2nd_filt_p, whole genome shotgun sequence genome window below encodes:
- the LOC103719618 gene encoding RNA pseudouridine synthase 3, mitochondrial isoform X1, whose product MIWRRCCPRPPALLRTVRHLSRLAPPRPAMAEPVIRVSNNVARLGEPKEGPKPRQLLSLPPFPSSHTNPLPGRKRDPAADPSKPRRITAITWVKHYFADIPPEVIQSHFRKGLVHVESSNRGVPLEKGHHQMHQLKRVKHNDVMEVGMKIHIPVSVAETKITKRYDTIPTATLHPNADEIEYIRRLVTYKDSAIIVLNKPPKVPVKGNLPVHNSMDVLAAAALSYGNEQGPKLVHRLDRESSGLLLMGRTKESFAQLHWLFTNINLAKSSSQTWNDACEATMQRYWALVIGCPKEREGLISAPLSKVLLNDGKTERVILAHPSGIDGSQEAVTEYRVMGPTINGCSWVELRPLTGRKHQLRVHCAEALGTPIVGDYKYGWFMHQRWKQMPRVDYEPMTRAPYKLRRPEGLEVQKGSALSKVPLLHLHCREMVIPHIAKFLSSSGEWHDEGTPWSSDKPDLLRFVAPMPSHMKISWNVMSSCLV is encoded by the exons ATGATCTGGCGGCGCTGCTGCCCGCGGCCGCCGGCCCTCCTGAGGACGGTGAGGCACCTCTCGAGGCTCGCCCCGCCACGGCCGGCGATGGCGGAGCCGGTCATCCGGGTCTCCAACAACGTGGCCCGCCTCGGCGAACCCAAGGAGGGCCCCAAGCCGCGGCAgctcctctccctcccccccttCCCCTCCTCTCACACGAACCCTCTTCCCGGCCGGAAGAGGGATCCCGCCGCCGATCCCAGCAAGCCCCGCCGCATCACCGCCATCACCTGGGTCAAGCACTACTTCGCTGACATCCCACCGGAAGTCATCCAGAGCCATTTTAGGAAGGGCCTG GTCCATGTGGAAAGCTCAAATCGTGGTGTTCCACTGGAAAAAGGTCATCATCAGATGCACCAGTTGAAAAGG GTTAAGCATAACGATGTTATGGAGGTCGGCATGAAGATTCATATTCCCGTTTCGGTTGCAGAGACCAAGATAACCAAGAGATATGACACTATACCAACTGCAACCTTGCATCCAAATGCTGATGAGATAGAATACATAAGAAGGCTTGTTACCTACAAG GACTCTGCTATAATTGTGCTAAATAAACCCCCTAAAGTGCCTGTAAAG GGAAATTTACCTGTTCATAATAGCATGGATGTGCTGGCAGCAGCAGCATTATCATATGGCAATGAACAGGGTCCCAAGTTG GTGCATCGACTTGACAGAGAGAGCAGCGGCTTGCTATTGATGGGGAGAACGAAAGAAAGCTTTGCTCAACTTCATTGGCTTTTTACTAACATAAATCTTGCAAAATCATCTTCTCAG ACATGGAATGATGCTTGTGAAGCAACGATGCAGAGGTACTGGGCATTGGTCATAGGATGTCCAAAAGAAAGGGAAGGCCTTATTTCTGCTCCACTTTCAAAG GTGCTTCTCAATGATGGGAAAACTGAAAGAGTCATTTTGGCTCATCCTTCAGGTATAGATGGCTCTCAAGAAGCTGTGACTGAATACCGGGTGATGGGACCCACCATTAATGGATGCTCATGGGTTGAGCTCCGTCCACTCACGGGCCGGAAGCATCAG CTCCGAGTACACTGCGCTGAGGCACTGGGCACACCAATTGTTGGAGATTACAAGTATGGTTGGTTCATGCACCAGAGATGGAAGCAAATGCCTCGAGTAGACTACGAGCCAATGACCAGAGCACCGTACAAATTGCGGAGGCCTGAGGGCTTGGAGGTTCAGAAGGGGAGTGCCCTATCCAAGGTCCCTTTACTGCATCTTCACTGCAGAGAAATGGTTATCCCTCACATTGCAAAATTCCTCAGCAGTTCAGGTGAATGGCATGATGAGGGCACTCCTTGGTCCTCTGATAAGCCAGATCTTCTCAGATTTGTAGCACCAATGCCTTCTCACATGAAGATAAGCTGGAATGTTATGTCATCATGCTTGGTGTGA
- the LOC103719618 gene encoding RNA pseudouridine synthase 3, mitochondrial isoform X2: MIWRRCCPRPPALLRTVRHLSRLAPPRPAMAEPVIRVSNNVARLGEPKEGPKPRQLLSLPPFPSSHTNPLPGRKRDPAADPSKPRRITAITWVKHYFADIPPEVIQSHFRKGLVHVESSNRGVPLEKGHHQMHQLKRVKHNDVMEVGMKIHIPVSVAETKITKRYDTIPTATLHPNADEIEYIRRLVTYKDSAIIVLNKPPKVPVKGNLPVHNSMDVLAAAALSYGNEQGPKLVHRLDRESSGLLLMGRTKESFAQLHWLFTNINLAKSSSQRYWALVIGCPKEREGLISAPLSKVLLNDGKTERVILAHPSGIDGSQEAVTEYRVMGPTINGCSWVELRPLTGRKHQLRVHCAEALGTPIVGDYKYGWFMHQRWKQMPRVDYEPMTRAPYKLRRPEGLEVQKGSALSKVPLLHLHCREMVIPHIAKFLSSSGEWHDEGTPWSSDKPDLLRFVAPMPSHMKISWNVMSSCLV, encoded by the exons ATGATCTGGCGGCGCTGCTGCCCGCGGCCGCCGGCCCTCCTGAGGACGGTGAGGCACCTCTCGAGGCTCGCCCCGCCACGGCCGGCGATGGCGGAGCCGGTCATCCGGGTCTCCAACAACGTGGCCCGCCTCGGCGAACCCAAGGAGGGCCCCAAGCCGCGGCAgctcctctccctcccccccttCCCCTCCTCTCACACGAACCCTCTTCCCGGCCGGAAGAGGGATCCCGCCGCCGATCCCAGCAAGCCCCGCCGCATCACCGCCATCACCTGGGTCAAGCACTACTTCGCTGACATCCCACCGGAAGTCATCCAGAGCCATTTTAGGAAGGGCCTG GTCCATGTGGAAAGCTCAAATCGTGGTGTTCCACTGGAAAAAGGTCATCATCAGATGCACCAGTTGAAAAGG GTTAAGCATAACGATGTTATGGAGGTCGGCATGAAGATTCATATTCCCGTTTCGGTTGCAGAGACCAAGATAACCAAGAGATATGACACTATACCAACTGCAACCTTGCATCCAAATGCTGATGAGATAGAATACATAAGAAGGCTTGTTACCTACAAG GACTCTGCTATAATTGTGCTAAATAAACCCCCTAAAGTGCCTGTAAAG GGAAATTTACCTGTTCATAATAGCATGGATGTGCTGGCAGCAGCAGCATTATCATATGGCAATGAACAGGGTCCCAAGTTG GTGCATCGACTTGACAGAGAGAGCAGCGGCTTGCTATTGATGGGGAGAACGAAAGAAAGCTTTGCTCAACTTCATTGGCTTTTTACTAACATAAATCTTGCAAAATCATCTTCTCAG AGGTACTGGGCATTGGTCATAGGATGTCCAAAAGAAAGGGAAGGCCTTATTTCTGCTCCACTTTCAAAG GTGCTTCTCAATGATGGGAAAACTGAAAGAGTCATTTTGGCTCATCCTTCAGGTATAGATGGCTCTCAAGAAGCTGTGACTGAATACCGGGTGATGGGACCCACCATTAATGGATGCTCATGGGTTGAGCTCCGTCCACTCACGGGCCGGAAGCATCAG CTCCGAGTACACTGCGCTGAGGCACTGGGCACACCAATTGTTGGAGATTACAAGTATGGTTGGTTCATGCACCAGAGATGGAAGCAAATGCCTCGAGTAGACTACGAGCCAATGACCAGAGCACCGTACAAATTGCGGAGGCCTGAGGGCTTGGAGGTTCAGAAGGGGAGTGCCCTATCCAAGGTCCCTTTACTGCATCTTCACTGCAGAGAAATGGTTATCCCTCACATTGCAAAATTCCTCAGCAGTTCAGGTGAATGGCATGATGAGGGCACTCCTTGGTCCTCTGATAAGCCAGATCTTCTCAGATTTGTAGCACCAATGCCTTCTCACATGAAGATAAGCTGGAATGTTATGTCATCATGCTTGGTGTGA
- the LOC103719618 gene encoding RNA pseudouridine synthase 3, mitochondrial isoform X3, whose protein sequence is MQVKHNDVMEVGMKIHIPVSVAETKITKRYDTIPTATLHPNADEIEYIRRLVTYKDSAIIVLNKPPKVPVKGNLPVHNSMDVLAAAALSYGNEQGPKLVHRLDRESSGLLLMGRTKESFAQLHWLFTNINLAKSSSQTWNDACEATMQRYWALVIGCPKEREGLISAPLSKVLLNDGKTERVILAHPSGIDGSQEAVTEYRVMGPTINGCSWVELRPLTGRKHQLRVHCAEALGTPIVGDYKYGWFMHQRWKQMPRVDYEPMTRAPYKLRRPEGLEVQKGSALSKVPLLHLHCREMVIPHIAKFLSSSGEWHDEGTPWSSDKPDLLRFVAPMPSHMKISWNVMSSCLV, encoded by the exons ATGCAGGTTAAGCATAACGATGTTATGGAGGTCGGCATGAAGATTCATATTCCCGTTTCGGTTGCAGAGACCAAGATAACCAAGAGATATGACACTATACCAACTGCAACCTTGCATCCAAATGCTGATGAGATAGAATACATAAGAAGGCTTGTTACCTACAAG GACTCTGCTATAATTGTGCTAAATAAACCCCCTAAAGTGCCTGTAAAG GGAAATTTACCTGTTCATAATAGCATGGATGTGCTGGCAGCAGCAGCATTATCATATGGCAATGAACAGGGTCCCAAGTTG GTGCATCGACTTGACAGAGAGAGCAGCGGCTTGCTATTGATGGGGAGAACGAAAGAAAGCTTTGCTCAACTTCATTGGCTTTTTACTAACATAAATCTTGCAAAATCATCTTCTCAG ACATGGAATGATGCTTGTGAAGCAACGATGCAGAGGTACTGGGCATTGGTCATAGGATGTCCAAAAGAAAGGGAAGGCCTTATTTCTGCTCCACTTTCAAAG GTGCTTCTCAATGATGGGAAAACTGAAAGAGTCATTTTGGCTCATCCTTCAGGTATAGATGGCTCTCAAGAAGCTGTGACTGAATACCGGGTGATGGGACCCACCATTAATGGATGCTCATGGGTTGAGCTCCGTCCACTCACGGGCCGGAAGCATCAG CTCCGAGTACACTGCGCTGAGGCACTGGGCACACCAATTGTTGGAGATTACAAGTATGGTTGGTTCATGCACCAGAGATGGAAGCAAATGCCTCGAGTAGACTACGAGCCAATGACCAGAGCACCGTACAAATTGCGGAGGCCTGAGGGCTTGGAGGTTCAGAAGGGGAGTGCCCTATCCAAGGTCCCTTTACTGCATCTTCACTGCAGAGAAATGGTTATCCCTCACATTGCAAAATTCCTCAGCAGTTCAGGTGAATGGCATGATGAGGGCACTCCTTGGTCCTCTGATAAGCCAGATCTTCTCAGATTTGTAGCACCAATGCCTTCTCACATGAAGATAAGCTGGAATGTTATGTCATCATGCTTGGTGTGA